One Pseudomonas sp. B21_DOA genomic window, CGACTTTTTGAAGAATAAAAAACCGATGGCACGGGCCTTGCTCTGAGCTTTGAGTGAAGTGAAGTCGCAGTGCCAACTAAAAAACCTTGGAGCACCACCTCATGTCCCAGACGTTTTACAAGAAAGGCTTTCTGGCCCTCGCAGTCGCTACTGCGCTGGGTGTTTCTGCGTTTGCTCAAGCCGATATCAAGATCGGTGTAGCGGGTCCGATGACCGGTGCCAACGCGGCATTCGGCGAGCAGTACATGAAGGGTGCACAGGCAGCGGCCGATGCGGTCAACGCGGCGGGCGGCGTCAATGGGGAAAAAATCGTCCTGGTCAAAGGCGATGACGCCTGTGAACCGAAGCAGGCAGTGACGGTCGCCAAGGACCTCACCAACCAGAAAGTCGCCGGCGTGGTCGGGCACTTCTGCTCCTCGTCGACCATTCCAGCATCGGAAATCTACGACGAAGCCGGGATCATCGCGATCACCCCGGGCTCGACCAACCCGCAAGTTACCGAACGCGGTCTCAGCGCCATGTTCCGTATGTGCGGACGTGACGACCAGCAAGGCATCGTTGCCGGCGATTACATCGTCGACATGCTCAAAGGCAAAAAGGTTGTCGTGCTGCACGACAAGGACACCTACGGCCAAGGTCTGGCGGACGCTACCAAGGCTCAGTTGGAAAAGCGCGGCGTCAAGCCTGTGCTGTACGAAGGCCTGACCCGTGGCGAGAAAGACTTCAGCACCATCGTCACCAAGATCCGTGGCGCCGGCGCCGATGTCGTCTACTTCGGCGGCCTGCATCCGGAAGCCGGTCCACTGGTTCGCCAGCTGCGTGAGCAAGGCCTGAAAGACGTCAAGTTCATGTCTGACGACGGCATCGTGACCGACGAACTGGTGACCACTGCTGGCGGCCCGCAATTCACCGATGGCGTGCTGATGACCTTCGGCGCCGACCCGCGTCTGCTGCCAGAGAGCAAGACCGTAGTGGACGCGTTCCGCAAGGCCGGCACCGAGCCTGAGGGCTACACCCTGTACGCCTATGCTTCGGTTCAGACCCTGGCGGCGGCGTTCAACGGCGCGAAGAAAAACGACGGCGAAGCCGCTGCCAAGTGGCTGAAGGCCAACCCGGTGAAAACCGTGATGGGCGAGAAGACCTGGGATGCCAAAGGCGACCTGAAAGTCTCCGACTACGTGGTTTACCAGTGGGACAAGGACGGCAAATACCACCAGCTGGAAAAGCAGAAGTAAGGGCTGAAGCGATCAGCTGATCACTACCGATGCCCTGTGGGAGCGAGCCTGCTCGCGAAGACGCACTGACAAACAACCTCTGCGTTGAATGTTCAACCGCTTTCGCGAGCAGGCTCGCTCCCACAGAGGGATCAGTGGTGATCGGGCTGATCACGCTCCGACATTGCTCCGACGTACATCTGTATTTTTCCTAGAAGAACCGCGCGCCATGGGCGCGCAGGTTCTCACTGCGTGAGATTGCGTTATGGATGGTATTTTCCTGCAGCAACTGGTCAATGGCCTGACCCTCGGGTCGGTCTATGGCCTGATCGCCATCGGCTACACAATGGTCTACGGCATCATCGGCATGATCAACTTCGCCCACGGCGAGGTTTACATGATTTCCGCTTACCTGGCGGCAATCAGTCTGGCTCTGCTGGCTTACTTCGGTATCGAATCCTTCCCGCTGCTGATGCTCGGCACGCTGATCTTCACCATCGTCGTCACGGCGGTGTATGGCTGGGTCATCGAGCGTGTTGCCTACAAACCCCTGCGTAACTCGACCCGCCTGGCGCCGCTGATCAGCGCCATCGGTATCTCGCTGATTCTGCAGAACTACGCACAGATCGCTCAGGGCGCCAAACAACAGGGTGTGCCTACGCTGCTGACCGGTGCCTGGCGTGTTGAAGTCGGCAGCGGCTTCGTGCAACTGACCTACACCAAAGTCTTCATCCTGATCGCCGCGTTTGTCGGGATGGGGCTGCTGACGTATGTCATTAAATACACCAAGCTCGGCCGCATGTGCCGTGCAACCCAGCAAGACCGCAAGATGGCCTCGATTTTGGGGATCAACACCGATCGGGTGATTTCCTACGTGTTCATCATCGGTGCAGCCATGGCGGCACTGGCCGGTGTGCTGATCACCATGAACTACGGCACGTTCGACTTCTATGCCGGCTTCATCATCGGCATCAAGGCGTTCACCGCAGCGGTGCTGGGCGGCATCGGTTCACTGCCCGGCGCGATGCTCGGCGGGATCATTCTCGGCATCTCCGAGTCGCTGTTCTCCGGTCTGGTCAACTCCGACTACAAAGACGTGTTCAGTTTCTCGCTGCTCGTCCTCGTACTGGTCTTCCGGCCGCAGGGCCTGTTGGGCCGTCCTCTTGTGTCGAAGGTGTAAGCGATGTCTGCAACCACTGAAAAGTCCATCGATATCAAAAAAGTCTGGTCGAGGCGATTCTTGCCGGCCTGATTGCGCTGATCGTGTTCGGCCCGATTGTCGGGGTGGTCCTCGACGGCTACAGCTTCAACCTCGAAGCGACACGCGTGGCGTGGATCATAGCCATCGTCATGGCCGGTCGCTTTGCGCTCAGCCTGTTCCTGCAAACACCCAAGGGCCTGAAGATCCTCGACGGTTTCGAGAGCACCGGTTCCGGTGTGCACGTGCTGCCGGCGGACTACAAATCGCGGCTGCGCTGGATCATCCCGCTGATTATCGTGCTGGCGATCATCGTGCCGTTCGTATCCAACTCCTACCTGCTCGGCGTGGTCATCCTCGGCTTGATCTACGTGCTGCTGGGGCTGGGGCTGAACATTGTGGTCGGTCTGGCCGGGCTGCTCGATCTGGGTTACGTGGCGTTCTACGCCATAGGCGCCTACGGTCTGGCATTGGGTTATCAATATCTGGGTCTGGGTTTCTGGACCGTGCTGCCGCTGGCGGCGATCACCGCAGGTCTGGCTGGCTGCATTCTCGGTTTTCCTGTGTTGCGTCTGCACGGTGACTACCTGGCGATCGTGACCCTGGGTTTTGGTGAAATCATTCGTCTGGTGCTGAACAACTGGCTGTCGCTGACTGGCGGGCCGAACGGCATGCCGGCGCCACTGCCGACGTTCTTCGGCCTGGAGTTCGGCAAGCGGGCGAAGGATGGTGGAGTACCGTTCCATGAGTTCTTCGGTCTTACCTACAACCCGGACGTGAAGTATTACTTCATTTACGCGGTGCTGTTCCTGGTGGTGCTGGCGGTGCTGTACGTCAAGCATCGGCTGGTGAAAATGCCGGTGGGTCGCGCCTGGGAAGCCCTGCGTGAAGATGAAATCGCCTGCCGCTCGATGGGCCTCAACCATGTGCTGGTCAAGCTCTCGGCGTTCACCATCGGTGCGTCGACGGCGGGTCTGGCCGGGGTGTTCTTTGCCACCTATCAAGGCTTCGTCAACCCGACTTCGTTCACCTTCTTCGAATCGGCGCTGATCCTCGCCATCGTCGTGCTCGGCGGCATGGGTTCGACCATTGGCGTGGTCATCGCCGCGTTTGTGCTCACCGTCGCTCCGGAACTGCTGCGCGGCTTCGCTGAATACCGCGTGCTGCTGTTCGGCATCCTCATGGTGTTGATGATGATCTGGCGACCACGCGGGCTGATCCGTATCAGCCGCACCGGGGTCAAACCACGCAAAGGTGCCATTCACTACGAGAGGACTGCGCCATGAGTGAAGTCGTACTCTCTGTTGAAAAACTGATGATGCATTTCGGCGGCATCAAGGCCTTGAGCGATGTCAGCCTGAAGGTCAAACGCAATTCGATTTTCGCCCTGATCGGTCCCAATGGCGCCGGCAAGACCACGGTGTTCAACTGCCTGACCGGGTTCTACAAGGCCACGGGCGGCAAGATCGAACTCAATGTGCGCGGCCAGCAGACCAACGTCATCCAGTTGCTGGGCGAGTCGTTCAAACCGACCGATTTCGTTTCGCCGAAATCCTTCCTCAGCCGCCTGTACTACAAGATGTTCGGCGGTACTCATCTGGTGAACCGTGCCGGTCTCGCCCGTACGTTCCAGAACATTCGCCTGTTCAAGGAAATGTCGGTGCTGGAAAACCTGCTGGTGGCGCAGCACATGTGGGTCAACCGCAACATGCTCGCCGGTATTCTCAACACCAAGGGCTATCGCAAGGCCGAGAGCGATGCGCTGGATGTCGCGTTCTACTGGCTGGAAGTGGTCGATCTGGTCGACTGCGCCAACCGTCTCGCCGGTGAACTCTCGTACGGCCAACAACGCCGTCTGGAGATCGCTCGGGCCATGTGCACGCGGCCGCAGATCATCTGCCTCGACGAACCGGCCGCCGGCCTCAATCCTCAGGAAACCGAAGCGCTCAGCGCGATGATCCGGCTGCTGCGCGACGAGCACGATCTGACCGTGGTGCTGATCGAACACGACATGGGCATGGTCATGAGCATTTCCGATCACATCGTGGTTCTCGACCACGGCATCGTCATCGCCGAAGGCGGGCCGGAAGCGATCCGCAACGATCCGAAAGTGATCGCGGCCTATCTGGGCGCCGACGAAGAGGAGCTGGTATGAGTCAACCGATCCTCGAACTGCGTAATCTGGACGTGTTCTACGGCCCGATCCAGGCGCTCAAAGGCGTTTCACTGCAGATCAACGAAGGCGAGACCGTCAGCCTGATCGGCTCCAACGGTGCCGGCAAGTCGACCTTGCTGATGTCGATCTTCGGCCAGCCACGAGCGGCGGGCGGGCAGATTCTCTATCAGGGCGTCGACATCACACAGAAGTCTTCGCACTACATCGCCTCCAACGGCATTGCGCAGTCGCCGGAAGGGCGGCGGGTGTTCCCCGACATGACCGTTGAGGAAAACCTGCTGATGGGCACTATCCCGATTGGCGACAAGTACGCCAAAGAGGACATGCAGCGCATGTTCGAGCTGTTTCCACGGCTCGAAGAACGGCGCAATCAGCGGGCGATGACCATGTCTGGCGGTGAACAGCAGATGCTCGCCATCGCCCGTGCGCTGATGAGCCGGCCGAAGCTGTTGCTGCTCGATGAACCGAGCCTGGGTCTGGCACCGATCGTGGTGAAGCAGATTTTCGCCACTCTGCGCGAGCTGGCGAAAACCGGGATGACGATTTTCCTCGTCGAGCAGAACGCCAACCATGCTTTGAAGCTGTCGGACCGGGCTTATGTGATGGTCAACGGCGAGATTCGCCTGACCGGCACCGGTAAAGAACTGTTGGTGAATGAGGAGGTGCGTAACGCCTATCTGGGCGGGCACTGATTCTTCTCGCGGTTGTACACAGCCCCGGCGACGAGAGTCCCGGGGTTTTTTTATCCTGTGGAATTCATCATCGTCCCCCTGTGGGAGCGAGCCTGCTCGCGAATGCGGTGTATCAGTCAACGTATTCTCTGGATGTGCCATTCAGGAGCAGGCTCGCTCCCACCGATAAATTGTGTAATTCGCCGGATTGTGGAAAACAAATTCCCCAAGCTGCCAAAGCGCGACATATAGA contains:
- a CDS encoding ATP-binding cassette domain-containing protein; the encoded protein is MSEVVLSVEKLMMHFGGIKALSDVSLKVKRNSIFALIGPNGAGKTTVFNCLTGFYKATGGKIELNVRGQQTNVIQLLGESFKPTDFVSPKSFLSRLYYKMFGGTHLVNRAGLARTFQNIRLFKEMSVLENLLVAQHMWVNRNMLAGILNTKGYRKAESDALDVAFYWLEVVDLVDCANRLAGELSYGQQRRLEIARAMCTRPQIICLDEPAAGLNPQETEALSAMIRLLRDEHDLTVVLIEHDMGMVMSISDHIVVLDHGIVIAEGGPEAIRNDPKVIAAYLGADEEELV
- a CDS encoding ABC transporter ATP-binding protein, translating into MSQPILELRNLDVFYGPIQALKGVSLQINEGETVSLIGSNGAGKSTLLMSIFGQPRAAGGQILYQGVDITQKSSHYIASNGIAQSPEGRRVFPDMTVEENLLMGTIPIGDKYAKEDMQRMFELFPRLEERRNQRAMTMSGGEQQMLAIARALMSRPKLLLLDEPSLGLAPIVVKQIFATLRELAKTGMTIFLVEQNANHALKLSDRAYVMVNGEIRLTGTGKELLVNEEVRNAYLGGH
- a CDS encoding ABC transporter substrate-binding protein; amino-acid sequence: MSQTFYKKGFLALAVATALGVSAFAQADIKIGVAGPMTGANAAFGEQYMKGAQAAADAVNAAGGVNGEKIVLVKGDDACEPKQAVTVAKDLTNQKVAGVVGHFCSSSTIPASEIYDEAGIIAITPGSTNPQVTERGLSAMFRMCGRDDQQGIVAGDYIVDMLKGKKVVVLHDKDTYGQGLADATKAQLEKRGVKPVLYEGLTRGEKDFSTIVTKIRGAGADVVYFGGLHPEAGPLVRQLREQGLKDVKFMSDDGIVTDELVTTAGGPQFTDGVLMTFGADPRLLPESKTVVDAFRKAGTEPEGYTLYAYASVQTLAAAFNGAKKNDGEAAAKWLKANPVKTVMGEKTWDAKGDLKVSDYVVYQWDKDGKYHQLEKQK
- a CDS encoding branched-chain amino acid ABC transporter permease is translated as MDGIFLQQLVNGLTLGSVYGLIAIGYTMVYGIIGMINFAHGEVYMISAYLAAISLALLAYFGIESFPLLMLGTLIFTIVVTAVYGWVIERVAYKPLRNSTRLAPLISAIGISLILQNYAQIAQGAKQQGVPTLLTGAWRVEVGSGFVQLTYTKVFILIAAFVGMGLLTYVIKYTKLGRMCRATQQDRKMASILGINTDRVISYVFIIGAAMAALAGVLITMNYGTFDFYAGFIIGIKAFTAAVLGGIGSLPGAMLGGIILGISESLFSGLVNSDYKDVFSFSLLVLVLVFRPQGLLGRPLVSKV